The genomic window TCGCGGTCGGGCTGGTGCTGCCGGTCTCGCCGTTGGCGAAGCTGTTTGGGTTCACGCCACTGCCGGGGTCCTTCTACGGCTTCCTCGTGGTCGCGACCCTGACCTACGTGATGCTCGTGGCCGTGATTCGGGGCTGGATGGTTCGGCGAGAAGCAGGCCGACCCACGCCGCAACCGCCCCGGCCTGAGCTCGCGCCGCCGAGCGACGCGGTGGCGCACGCGTGAGCTTCACCCGCGGGTGCACATCAGGCCGTGCGCCGGGCGCACCTCGTCGGGGTGGGTGAGGTCGGCAGCGCCGGGCCTGCGCGCCCGTCGAGCCCGACAGTCATTGGGCCACCCAGCCGCCGTCGACCGCGATCGCCTGTCCGGTCACGAAGGAAGCCATGCTCGAGCACAGCCAGGTCACCACGTTTGCGATCTCCTCGGGCGTCCCCACGCGGCCCACGGGCTCACCCGCCACGAGCGCGGACTCCATCTCCGGGCGCTGTCGGATCAGGCGGTCCACCATCGCCGTGCGAATCGCGCCTGGGCAGACCGCGTTCACCCGGATGCCGTCTCGGGCGTGCTCGAGTGCCGCGGTCCGGGTCAGGCCGACGATGCCGTGCTTGCTCGCGACGTACGCGGGCAGGTCCCTGAAGCCCACCAGGCCCGCGATGGACGCACAGTTCACGATTGCCCCGCGCCCCTGAGCCCGCATCTGGGCGAGCTCGTGCTTCATGCACAGCCACACGCCCTTGAGATTCACGGCCAGCGTGCGGTCCCAGTTCTCCTCGGTGCACGCGACCGTGGAGGCAAGCTCTCCCTCGATGCCCGCGTTGTTGAACGCGAAGTCCAGCCTCCCGTACGCCTCGAGCGTGTCGCCGAAGAGCCTCGCCACCTCGCTCGCCTTGGCGACGTCTGCCCGGATGAAGCGCGCCTCCCCCCCCTCGCCGCGAATCTGTCGGACTGCTTGCTCGCCAGCCTCGCCCTGCACGTCCGCGAGGACCACCCGCGCGCCCCCCCGCGCGAAGGCCAGCGCGGCTGCCCGCCCGATGCCGGTGCTCGCGCCGGTGACGAGCGCGACGTCTGCCTTCGAAAAGCCCATTGCCGCTCCTGCGAAGCCTGCGGCGAATCTGGGTCGACTCGAGTCGGGTCACAACACCACGAGCGAGGGCCTGCCGCGGCCAGCGCGCTGGGGGCTCGGCCGCCCGCCCTACTCATCCCGGCTGTGCTCCGAGCGGGTTCACTGCCCGTTGCAGCTCACCGAGCTGCCGGGCGGAACGGTCTGGGCAAAGAGCGCTGGAAAGGGAAAAGGGGCCACCTTCATCGTCGAGTTCCCCATCGTCGATGTTGCGCTGAGCGGCGCGGACGACGGCGCCCCCACGCGTCGTCCGACGGGGACGGCCACGCGCTCTGCGAGCCGCAAACGGAGCGCGCGCCCCGCAGGCGCCCAACCCGCCGACGGGGACCGAGCGCCCCTAGCTTCTCGGGAGCGCTGACGCGCGCCGCCAACGGGGAAGCTGAATGCAGATCGACCGCGACTTCGAGCGCACGGTTCACCTGAGCAACGGGCAGCTCGTCCACATCCGGTTGCTGCGCCCCGGCGACGAGCGGCTGCTCCTCGAAGGCTTCAGCAACCTCTCCACCGAGGGCCGCTATCAGCGGTTCCACGGGGCCGTGGCGGAGCTCTCGCCCACGTGGTTGCACTACCTCGCCGACGTGGACCAACGAGACCACATCGCGGTGGGCGCCTACTCGGACACCGCCCCGCAGCACGGCCTGGGGGTCGCTCGGTGCGTGCGCTTTCCCGAAGATCCGACGGCGGCCGAGGTGGCGGTCACCGTGGTCGATCGCGCGCAGCACCAGGGCCTGGGCAGCATGTTGTTCGGCGTCCTCTCGGTCGCGGCCTACGAGCGGGGCATCCAACGCTTTCGTGCGTGCGTGCTGGGAAGCAACGCCAACGCGCTC from Deltaproteobacteria bacterium includes these protein-coding regions:
- a CDS encoding SDR family oxidoreductase is translated as MGFSKADVALVTGASTGIGRAAALAFARGGARVVLADVQGEAGEQAVRQIRGEGGEARFIRADVAKASEVARLFGDTLEAYGRLDFAFNNAGIEGELASTVACTEENWDRTLAVNLKGVWLCMKHELAQMRAQGRGAIVNCASIAGLVGFRDLPAYVASKHGIVGLTRTAALEHARDGIRVNAVCPGAIRTAMVDRLIRQRPEMESALVAGEPVGRVGTPEEIANVVTWLCSSMASFVTGQAIAVDGGWVAQ
- a CDS encoding GNAT family N-acetyltransferase — protein: MQIDRDFERTVHLSNGQLVHIRLLRPGDERLLLEGFSNLSTEGRYQRFHGAVAELSPTWLHYLADVDQRDHIAVGAYSDTAPQHGLGVARCVRFPEDPTAAEVAVTVVDRAQHQGLGSMLFGVLSVAAYERGIQRFRACVLGSNANALSLIHGLTPLTSEHCSQGEVEIGMDVARIAESVASLEGDHPGRALLKLAAQGLVFRPPRSRMSASPAPPAPH